The Aneurinibacillus migulanus genome contains the following window.
GCCGCTGTCCGCGAGACAAAGGGCGATCAGAGCAAAGTACGGGTGGAGACGAGAGTGCAGGATGAGCTCGTATTCAGCGGCACGTTTCGCGTATTTCGCATGAGAGACTTTGACGCGCAGACCAGCCGCAAACAGGAGGAAGTATGATTATTGCAATAGATGCGATGGGGGGAGATTTGGCGCCCTCCTCGAATATTGAAGGCGCCATTGAAGCGGCGCGCGAGATGCCTGATATCCGTCTCGTGCTTGTGGGCGATGAAGCAAGACTTACGCCCATGCTTGCGCAGGCGCCGACAAATATTGAAATCAGACATGCAAGCGAGATAGTTGAAGCCGACGAAGAACCAGTGAAAGCGGTGCGAAGAAAACGCGATTCGTCACTTGTAGTCGGCGTAACAATGGTGAAAAATAAAGAAGCAGATGTTATTATCTCCGCCGGTAATACAGGCGCATTTATGACGGCAGCCCTTTTGATTACCGGTCGTATTAAAGGTATCGACCGTCCGGCGTTAAGCCCGATTGTGCCAACAGTAGGCACCGCTGGAGCGATGATTCTTGATGCCGGTGCCAATATGGATGCCCATCCAAAAAATTTGCTGCAGTACGCGATTATGGGGAGCATTTACGCAAAGAAAGTCATGGGTGTGGAATCTCCGCGTATCGGCTTACTTAACGTAGGCACGGAAGAAAGAAA
Protein-coding sequences here:
- the plsX gene encoding phosphate acyltransferase PlsX; protein product: MIIAIDAMGGDLAPSSNIEGAIEAAREMPDIRLVLVGDEARLTPMLAQAPTNIEIRHASEIVEADEEPVKAVRRKRDSSLVVGVTMVKNKEADVIISAGNTGAFMTAALLITGRIKGIDRPALSPIVPTVGTAGAMILDAGANMDAHPKNLLQYAIMGSIYAKKVMGVESPRIGLLNVGTEERKGNDLTKETYGLLQESSLNFIGNVEARDVMEHVCDVVVCDGFSGNILLKTMEGMAKTMMSVMKEEFTRTVTSQLAAMMLRPGLKRMKMKMDYAEHGGALLMGVQGTCIKAHGSSSARAIYTAIKQAKKFVEQDVNGLIAREIQGESGDSHV